A genome region from Planktothrix sp. FACHB-1365 includes the following:
- the moeB gene encoding molybdopterin-synthase adenylyltransferase MoeB encodes MLNPNLDEIQLTKDDYERYSRHLILPEVALEGQKRLKAASVLCIGTGGLGSPLLLYLAAAGIGRIGIVDFDVVDHSNLQRQIIHGTSWVGKPKIESAKNRILEINPACQVDLYNTRLSSENALDLLRPYDVIVDGTDNFPTRYLVNDACVLLDKPNVYGSIFRFEGQATVFNYEGGPNYRDLYPEPPPPGMVPSCAEGGVLGILPGMIGVIQATETVKIILGKGRTLSGRLLLYNSLDMTFRELKLRPNPERPIIEKLIDYEQFCGIPQAKEQEAKQKMDIPEMTVQELKQLIDSGAKDFVLIDVRNPHEYEIAQIPGSVLIPLPDIEQGKGIEQVKEQLNGHRLIAHCKSGMRSGKALGILKEAGIEGTNVKGGILAWSREIDSSVPEY; translated from the coding sequence ATGCTAAATCCAAATCTGGATGAAATCCAGTTAACGAAAGACGACTACGAACGTTACTCCCGCCATCTGATTTTGCCAGAAGTTGCTCTGGAAGGTCAGAAACGCTTGAAGGCGGCGAGTGTGTTGTGCATTGGAACTGGGGGACTGGGTTCGCCATTACTCCTGTATTTGGCGGCGGCGGGAATTGGACGCATCGGAATTGTGGATTTTGATGTGGTTGACCATTCCAACCTACAACGCCAAATTATTCATGGGACGTCCTGGGTGGGGAAACCCAAAATTGAATCAGCGAAAAACCGGATTTTGGAGATTAACCCCGCTTGTCAAGTTGACCTCTACAACACCCGCCTGAGTTCAGAAAATGCCCTTGACCTGCTGCGACCCTATGATGTGATTGTAGATGGAACTGACAATTTCCCAACCCGCTATCTGGTCAATGACGCCTGTGTGTTACTGGACAAACCCAACGTCTACGGGTCAATTTTCCGGTTTGAAGGTCAGGCGACGGTGTTTAACTATGAAGGTGGCCCCAACTACCGCGATTTATACCCCGAACCCCCACCACCAGGGATGGTTCCCTCCTGTGCAGAAGGTGGCGTTTTAGGAATTTTACCCGGAATGATTGGCGTGATTCAAGCCACAGAAACCGTCAAAATTATTTTAGGGAAAGGTCGAACCTTAAGCGGACGGTTGTTATTATATAACTCCTTAGATATGACGTTTCGGGAGTTAAAATTACGTCCTAATCCTGAACGTCCCATTATTGAAAAATTAATTGATTACGAACAATTCTGCGGAATTCCCCAAGCAAAAGAACAGGAGGCAAAACAAAAAATGGATATTCCTGAAATGACGGTTCAGGAACTTAAGCAATTAATCGATAGTGGTGCGAAGGATTTCGTATTAATTGATGTCCGTAATCCCCATGAGTATGAAATTGCTCAAATTCCGGGGTCAGTGTTAATTCCTTTACCGGATATTGAACAAGGAAAAGGCATTGAACAAGTCAAAGAACAGTTAAATGGTCATCGTTTAATTGCCCATTGTAAATCAGGAATGCGGTCTGGAAAAGCGTTAGGAATTCTCAAAGAAGCAGGCATTGAAGGCACTAACGTTAAAGGCGGAATTCTGGCTTGGAGTCGAGAAATTGATTCTTCGGTTCCTGAATATTAA
- a CDS encoding Mov34/MPN/PAD-1 family protein, with product MSTLTLSSEQIQALFTHAEQTYPVECCGLLMGKINQNHDKIVVEIIPTENAWNSETAPAFEAVETTDQPVTSERRFTISPQQMIQAQKQGRDRNLVIIGIYHSHPDHPAIPSEFDRVCAWSDYSYIIISVEKGKATDLQNWSLDEYQQFQVEELIRH from the coding sequence ATGTCAACCTTAACCCTATCCTCAGAACAAATTCAAGCTTTATTTACCCATGCAGAACAAACCTATCCTGTGGAATGCTGCGGATTATTAATGGGAAAAATTAATCAAAATCATGATAAAATTGTAGTGGAGATTATTCCCACCGAAAATGCTTGGAATTCGGAAACCGCCCCAGCATTTGAAGCAGTAGAAACCACTGATCAACCTGTCACCTCTGAACGTCGGTTTACAATTTCTCCTCAACAAATGATTCAAGCCCAAAAACAAGGACGCGATCGCAATCTTGTTATCATAGGAATCTATCATTCCCATCCCGATCATCCAGCTATTCCCTCAGAATTTGATCGAGTTTGTGCGTGGTCAGACTATTCTTATATTATTATTTCCGTCGAAAAAGGAAAAGCAACCGACCTGCAAAACTGGAGTTTAGATGAATATCAACAGTTTCAAGTTGAAGAATTGATAAGACATTAA
- a CDS encoding MFS transporter → MSQSNAQPSILWFQLIGLSLVQGAITLTWLLYRLYVPQLLTTFGFPGLFPTILVIENALGVIIEPLAGNFSDCQRQWMGTRFPFISLGVILASGLFIAIPSFYIFGQSLNSLHWIFPILLILWAVAMALFRSPVTALLGQYAIETKLPQAMSILIFIGGIVGAIRPISSEFILSLGSGVTFTVGSLVLLGSVAVLRYFNPDLSVIPQSEQPHQELYLKNLVFIASLGLFGAWGTRFILGEIFPQVIKNSGGNVKWMMFTGLILLAFASIPAGLIAVKIGNTKATLIGLIATSILLIPLSFFSHSILFLFLLFLIASYSLVANGIIPIAFSLVPPHKAGLGIGVYFAAFSLAMSGYDFIVKQPGTVNLFISSGLGIIAFLMIAILINFIPKLTTSTSTS, encoded by the coding sequence ATGTCACAATCCAATGCTCAACCCTCTATTCTCTGGTTTCAGTTAATCGGATTATCCTTAGTTCAAGGCGCAATTACCTTAACTTGGTTACTCTATCGATTATATGTTCCTCAACTCTTAACTACCTTTGGATTTCCAGGTTTATTCCCAACTATTTTAGTCATTGAAAATGCGTTAGGAGTCATCATTGAACCCTTAGCTGGAAATTTCTCAGATTGTCAACGACAATGGATGGGAACCCGGTTTCCTTTCATTAGTTTAGGGGTGATTTTAGCTTCGGGTTTATTTATTGCTATTCCCAGTTTTTATATTTTCGGTCAATCTCTGAATTCTTTGCATTGGATATTCCCAATTTTATTAATTTTATGGGCTGTTGCAATGGCTTTATTTAGAAGTCCTGTTACCGCTTTATTAGGTCAATACGCCATAGAAACAAAACTCCCTCAAGCTATGAGTATTTTAATTTTTATCGGGGGTATTGTGGGGGCTATTCGTCCCATTTCAAGTGAATTTATTTTGAGTTTAGGTTCAGGGGTAACGTTTACAGTCGGGTCTTTAGTTTTATTAGGTTCAGTCGCAGTTTTAAGATATTTTAATCCCGATTTAAGCGTTATTCCTCAGTCAGAACAACCCCATCAAGAATTATATTTAAAAAACTTAGTGTTTATTGCCTCATTAGGATTATTCGGGGCGTGGGGAACTCGGTTTATCTTAGGAGAAATTTTTCCTCAAGTGATCAAAAATTCAGGAGGAAATGTCAAATGGATGATGTTTACTGGATTAATTCTTCTAGCCTTTGCATCTATTCCGGCTGGATTGATAGCCGTTAAAATTGGCAATACAAAAGCAACATTAATCGGATTAATCGCCACATCTATTTTATTAATTCCCCTTTCATTCTTCTCCCATTCTATCCTATTCCTATTCCTATTATTCCTGATTGCGAGTTATAGTTTAGTTGCTAATGGTATTATTCCCATTGCTTTTTCCTTAGTCCCCCCTCATAAAGCAGGGTTAGGAATCGGAGTTTATTTTGCAGCCTTTTCTTTAGCTATGAGTGGATATGATTTTATCGTAAAACAACCCGGAACAGTTAATTTATTCATCAGTTCTGGTTTGGGAATCATCGCTTTTTTAATGATCGCTATTTTAATCAACTTTATCCCTAAATTAACGACTTCTACCAGCACAAGCTAA
- the pdxA gene encoding 4-hydroxythreonine-4-phosphate dehydrogenase PdxA codes for MSQSKQLPRLAITLGDPSGIGPEVVLKALADPTLHQHCDLTVIGSDRILQQTYKQLQNQGFSSSNPNRFTVINLEPDPTLPPLQIGVGNLTSGAISFQYLDTAITRTLQGEFDGIITGPIAKNLWNLAGYNYPGQTEFLAEKAKVKRFGMLFVARSPYTGWTLRTLLATTHIPLSQVSSTLTPELMSLKLELLVDCLRHEFGLENPRIAVAGLNPHSGEEGQLGTEEKDWLIPWLNQQRDRYPYIQLDGPIPPDTMWVKPGQAWFNLGKNAHDGYLALYHDQGLIPVKLMAFDRAVNTTIGLPFIRTSPDHGTAFDIAGKGIADASSMKAAIDFSIELVNNRIKN; via the coding sequence ATGTCTCAATCTAAACAATTACCTCGTTTAGCCATAACATTAGGTGATCCATCAGGAATTGGGCCAGAAGTGGTATTAAAAGCTTTAGCTGATCCGACGTTACATCAACACTGTGATCTAACGGTTATTGGAAGCGATCGCATTTTGCAACAAACCTACAAACAGTTACAAAATCAAGGATTTTCTTCCTCAAACCCCAATCGGTTTACAGTGATAAATTTAGAGCCTGATCCGACTTTACCTCCCTTACAAATAGGAGTAGGAAACCTCACCAGTGGGGCGATTAGTTTTCAATATTTAGATACAGCCATTACTCGAACATTACAAGGAGAATTTGATGGAATTATAACAGGGCCAATTGCTAAAAATTTATGGAATTTAGCGGGTTATAATTATCCCGGTCAAACGGAATTTTTAGCCGAAAAAGCCAAAGTTAAACGCTTTGGAATGTTATTTGTCGCCCGATCTCCCTATACAGGCTGGACATTAAGAACGTTATTAGCCACAACTCATATTCCCCTCTCTCAAGTTTCCTCAACTTTAACCCCAGAATTAATGAGTTTAAAATTAGAGTTACTTGTGGATTGTTTACGTCATGAATTTGGATTAGAAAATCCCCGCATTGCTGTGGCTGGATTAAACCCCCATAGTGGAGAAGAAGGACAGCTAGGAACAGAAGAAAAAGACTGGTTAATTCCTTGGTTAAATCAACAACGCGATCGCTATCCTTATATTCAATTAGACGGCCCTATTCCCCCGGATACCATGTGGGTTAAACCGGGTCAAGCTTGGTTTAATTTAGGAAAAAATGCCCATGATGGTTATTTAGCATTATATCATGATCAAGGGCTAATTCCTGTTAAATTAATGGCATTTGATCGGGCGGTTAATACAACAATTGGTTTACCTTTTATCCGAACTTCTCCTGATCACGGTACAGCCTTTGATATTGCGGGAAAAGGAATTGCAGATGCGTCTAGTATGAAAGCTGCAATTGATTTCAGCATAGAATTAGTTAATAATCGTATAAAGAATTAA
- a CDS encoding PAS domain S-box protein: protein MELNGLPSYIPTLNQLLDKAPLSVSPEMPVLEVLRQMNDNPYYPASYVVVQQQNQLVGIFTERDVIHLISSSQPLAEIKMQQVMTTEVVILKQAEYRDIYHTISLLREHQIRHLPVVDDQGQLQGVITGETLRQMLQPINLLRLRSVAEVMTTPVIQAFPSTPVLDVAKLLAQHQISCLVVVEERPPQFPINSSPITIPVGLITERDLLRFQSQNQDISGLTALEMMNQPLLTIHQHDNLWRANQQMQKHRVRRLVVTGNQGELLGIITQSNLLRLFDPAELNEIVTFLQQKVQGLEVQKQQLLDEQEQIIEQRVQQRLRELQHPPETEKQTEVELQKAHQQLTFHVENSPLAVIEWDEQFRLKRWSPQAEKIFGWKAEEILHRHWNQWEFVYPEDLEQVNALASQLLNGEESRNICCNRNYTKDGTLVYCEWYNSVLKNESGQVISLLSLVQDVSVRQTAQGELKRRARQQQVIAELGQYALCQTNLDTLLQKVVILVGQTLGIKYVQIWELLANESTFLLTAGLGWRSGSVGRITVGQGRKSQPGYTLLLKEPIIVEDLRVESRFSGCAFFYNHNIVSGVTVLISGKEKPFGVLGIHTEEERRFTSDEINFLQAIANIIASCVERQQAEEELNRFFNLSLDIFCIATTQGFFKRVNPRMLSLLGYTETELLGQSFLGLIHPDDWANTLLELENLSLGIPSHNFENRYQCKNGSYRWLSWTAMPFDETQYYAVARDVSENKRTEAALRKSEKRYATLAEVSPVGIFHCDIEGNCLYVNQRWCEIAGLTPEEALGQGWTQAIHPEDQAHVKEEWQRLRTDSGQIRETSLQKIQFCCEYRLQRQDGQMTWVYGQAVEELNDQGEIIGYVGTITDISGRKQAEAELKTLNEELEVRVADRTTELSFMNEKLHRQVVELQEIESQLEDKAYQQAIIAELGQKALSEMNLVSLINEIVVQIAKDLNVEYCKVLEYNLEGGFLTLAVWDEPTQHYTLLSHEPLIFNPPIIHQFPDFQDELKFNVSQQQLDLEENDLNHDNFTLLNQGICIPIMGQNYHDLGRVEIYGKKLQLFSEDDVNFLQSVANILATAIERKQAEEVIRQSEQLYRLMADHSTDLISRHTPQGVYLYASPASRSLLGYEPEELVGRSAYELFHPEDLAKINRPHQSSIETADINTIVYRILRKDQDYVWFETTQKKVRDQTGNIQEIVAISRDITDRKQTEEALRFSEERFKITLKNSPIVVFNQDLELRYTWIYNPAGGYAPEAVIGRLDSDIFPPENAVKLIQLKQQVLNTKVGLREEVITNLHNQDIQCYDLTIDPLLDLEGNIIGITGAALDITDRKKAELELQESQRFIQRITDASPNILYIYDLMEKHTIYVNHEITKVLGYTREAILEMGSTVLPDLVHSEDYAQLEIYHQKLATATEDEIFEFEYRMKDIQGNWHWLVSRDTIFARTSDGKPKHILGAATDITERKRVEEKLRLSERAIAYSSNGIVIADARQQDYPIVFVNPAFEKVTGYSAQEAIGKNSRFLQGKDRRQSELKQIKKALEQKKNCNVVLKNYRKDGSLFWNELNISPIYDEAGNLTHYLEIQNDITESKLAEERLGQQVIRERLIATITQRIRESLDLKSILSTMVTEVKQFLKADRVLVYRIYPDSTGTVIAEDVNPEWSSILEQTFSEEIFPSECYPSYINGKIASIANIKENKILPCLVKFLEQFQVQAKLAVPIIENETLWGLLITHQCSQPRQWEEWEISLLQQITSQLAIAIQQSELYEQLQTELKERSLAQQALLVSQERLQYLLSSSPGIIYSSKAKGDYEATFISDNIKTLLGYNVSEFTQPGFWLNHIHPEDINKLINQDLSVLFEQGYASYEYRFKHQDGTYHWMYDQAKLIRDGEGNALEIVGYWIDISDRKQAEERLKATNEQLQAVLDAVPGFVSWISSDLHYLGVNRHLANTYQLQPEDFVGQEIGFIQGSHEFAQFMEQFMCEPYLKTSEVTLETRIQDATRYYLLVAQKYDQDQAAIFIGIDITERKRIEEQLWATTSRLSTLIENLQLGVLVKDECYKIVLTNQAFCNLFKIHESPEKLIGMDGSTFAFEYQNIFSDPAQFIIRNQEVMRRKRVVVNEELSLVDGRTLERDYVPIMIQGASQGHLWMYRDITERKKAEDTLVTSLREKEVLLKEIHHRVKNNLLVVSNLLEFQSDYVQQPELIKVLEDSRNRIYSMALIHEKLYRSTNLEKISFGDYLEDLIDNLFESYNIQDSRVQFELDIEPVGLNIETAQPCGLIVNELVSNTLKHAFPNGRAGIVYLGLHQNEEDKISVTVRDNGIGFPEGVDFRNVESLGMELVCTLTDQLEGTITLDRENGTQFTVSFSELQYRHRL from the coding sequence ATGGAACTTAATGGTTTACCGTCTTACATCCCAACGCTGAATCAACTTTTGGATAAAGCGCCTCTGAGTGTCAGTCCTGAGATGCCTGTGTTAGAGGTACTCAGACAGATGAATGATAACCCCTACTATCCAGCCAGTTATGTTGTGGTGCAACAACAGAATCAGTTAGTCGGGATATTTACTGAACGAGATGTCATCCACTTGATCAGTTCTAGCCAACCCTTGGCTGAGATCAAGATGCAACAGGTGATGACAACGGAAGTCGTAATTTTAAAACAAGCAGAATATCGAGATATTTATCATACTATTTCCCTATTGCGGGAACATCAGATTCGCCATCTACCGGTTGTTGATGACCAAGGACAATTGCAAGGGGTGATTACGGGAGAAACCCTGCGCCAAATGTTGCAACCGATTAATTTGTTGCGGTTGCGTTCCGTTGCTGAAGTGATGACAACTCCCGTAATTCAGGCTTTTCCCTCCACCCCGGTGTTAGACGTAGCCAAACTTTTAGCCCAGCATCAAATTAGTTGTCTAGTTGTTGTTGAAGAGCGTCCTCCTCAGTTTCCCATCAACAGCAGTCCGATCACAATTCCGGTCGGTTTAATTACAGAACGGGATTTGCTGCGGTTTCAAAGCCAAAACCAAGATATTTCCGGTTTAACCGCCCTTGAAATGATGAATCAACCTTTGTTGACGATTCATCAACATGATAATTTATGGCGGGCCAATCAGCAAATGCAGAAACATCGGGTGCGCCGCTTAGTGGTGACCGGAAATCAAGGAGAATTATTAGGAATTATTACCCAGAGCAATTTATTGCGTTTATTTGACCCGGCAGAATTGAATGAAATTGTTACATTTTTACAACAAAAAGTTCAGGGTTTAGAAGTCCAAAAACAACAACTCCTCGATGAACAAGAGCAGATCATTGAACAACGGGTACAACAACGGCTGCGAGAACTTCAACACCCCCCAGAAACTGAAAAACAAACAGAAGTCGAATTACAAAAAGCCCACCAACAGTTAACCTTTCATGTTGAAAATTCTCCTTTAGCCGTGATTGAATGGGATGAACAATTTCGCCTCAAACGCTGGTCGCCCCAAGCTGAAAAAATCTTTGGTTGGAAGGCTGAAGAAATCCTACATCGCCATTGGAATCAGTGGGAATTTGTATATCCAGAAGATTTAGAACAGGTGAATGCGCTTGCGTCGCAGTTACTCAACGGTGAGGAAAGTCGGAATATCTGTTGTAATCGGAACTATACCAAAGACGGTACTTTGGTGTACTGTGAATGGTATAACTCCGTTTTAAAAAACGAATCTGGACAAGTTATTTCTCTTTTATCACTGGTACAGGATGTCTCTGTCCGGCAAACGGCCCAAGGAGAACTTAAACGTCGTGCCCGACAACAACAGGTAATTGCAGAATTAGGTCAATATGCTCTTTGTCAAACCAACTTAGATACTTTATTACAAAAGGTTGTGATCCTCGTTGGACAGACTTTAGGGATTAAATATGTTCAAATTTGGGAATTACTCGCTAACGAGAGTACCTTTTTGTTAACCGCAGGATTAGGGTGGCGTTCAGGTTCGGTGGGGCGAATCACCGTTGGTCAGGGTCGCAAGTCCCAACCCGGTTATACCTTATTATTAAAAGAACCGATTATTGTTGAGGATTTACGAGTCGAAAGTCGCTTTAGTGGTTGTGCCTTTTTTTATAATCATAATATTGTCAGTGGCGTTACCGTTCTGATTTCGGGGAAAGAAAAGCCCTTTGGAGTATTAGGAATTCATACTGAGGAAGAACGTCGGTTTACTTCAGATGAAATTAATTTTTTACAAGCGATTGCTAATATTATTGCGTCTTGCGTCGAGCGACAACAAGCTGAAGAAGAATTAAATCGCTTTTTTAATCTTTCCTTAGACATTTTTTGTATTGCCACAACCCAAGGATTTTTTAAACGAGTTAATCCTCGAATGTTGAGTTTATTAGGATATACAGAAACTGAACTTTTAGGACAATCGTTTTTAGGTTTAATTCATCCTGATGATTGGGCCAATACTCTATTAGAATTGGAAAATTTATCATTAGGAATTCCTAGCCATAATTTTGAGAATCGATATCAATGTAAAAATGGTTCTTATCGATGGTTATCTTGGACAGCGATGCCCTTTGATGAAACCCAATATTATGCTGTTGCACGAGATGTTAGCGAAAACAAACGCACTGAAGCCGCGTTACGCAAGAGTGAAAAACGCTATGCCACGTTAGCAGAAGTATCTCCGGTGGGAATTTTTCACTGCGATATTGAGGGGAATTGTTTGTATGTTAATCAACGTTGGTGTGAAATTGCGGGACTGACCCCGGAAGAAGCATTAGGACAGGGTTGGACTCAGGCCATTCACCCAGAAGATCAAGCCCATGTGAAGGAAGAATGGCAGCGACTAAGGACAGATTCGGGTCAAATCCGAGAGACATCTTTACAAAAAATTCAGTTTTGTTGTGAATATCGGCTTCAGCGTCAAGATGGTCAAATGACTTGGGTTTATGGTCAAGCCGTGGAAGAATTAAATGATCAAGGTGAAATCATTGGTTATGTAGGAACGATTACAGATATTAGTGGTCGAAAACAAGCCGAAGCTGAGTTAAAAACCCTCAATGAAGAGTTAGAAGTTCGAGTCGCTGACCGCACCACAGAACTCAGTTTCATGAATGAAAAATTACATCGCCAAGTTGTAGAATTACAGGAAATAGAATCACAATTAGAAGATAAAGCTTATCAACAAGCGATCATTGCTGAATTAGGTCAAAAAGCTCTTTCAGAAATGAATTTGGTGTCCCTAATTAATGAAATTGTGGTTCAAATTGCTAAAGATTTAAACGTTGAATATTGCAAAGTTTTAGAATATAATTTAGAAGGAGGATTTCTGACCTTAGCCGTTTGGGACGAACCGACTCAACATTATACCCTTCTCAGTCATGAACCCCTGATTTTCAACCCCCCGATAATTCATCAATTCCCTGATTTTCAGGATGAACTAAAATTTAATGTCTCCCAACAGCAACTTGATTTAGAGGAAAATGATCTAAATCATGACAACTTTACGCTTTTAAATCAAGGAATCTGTATTCCGATTATGGGGCAAAATTATCATGATTTAGGACGGGTAGAAATTTATGGGAAAAAACTACAACTGTTTAGTGAAGATGATGTTAATTTCTTGCAAAGTGTAGCCAATATTCTAGCAACGGCAATTGAACGAAAACAAGCTGAAGAAGTGATTCGCCAGAGTGAACAACTTTATCGTTTAATGGCTGATCATTCAACGGATTTAATTAGCCGCCATACCCCCCAAGGTGTTTATCTTTATGCGTCCCCCGCCTCTCGTTCTTTGTTGGGTTATGAACCAGAAGAGTTAGTCGGACGTTCAGCTTATGAATTATTCCATCCTGAAGATTTAGCCAAAATCAATCGCCCTCATCAAAGTTCTATTGAAACAGCCGATATTAATACTATCGTTTACCGAATTTTGCGGAAAGATCAAGACTATGTATGGTTTGAAACTACCCAAAAAAAGGTACGAGATCAAACAGGAAACATTCAAGAAATTGTTGCCATATCCCGTGATATCACGGATCGGAAACAAACGGAAGAAGCGTTACGGTTTAGTGAAGAACGATTTAAAATTACCCTCAAAAATTCCCCTATTGTTGTATTTAATCAAGATTTAGAATTACGCTACACTTGGATTTATAATCCGGCGGGTGGATATGCACCCGAAGCCGTGATTGGTCGATTAGATAGTGATATTTTCCCTCCAGAAAATGCCGTTAAGCTGATCCAACTTAAACAACAAGTTTTAAATACAAAAGTGGGGTTGAGAGAAGAGGTGATTACAAATCTTCATAATCAAGATATTCAATGCTATGATTTAACCATTGATCCGCTCTTAGATTTAGAAGGAAATATTATTGGAATTACCGGAGCAGCTTTAGATATTACCGATCGCAAAAAAGCCGAATTAGAATTGCAAGAAAGTCAACGGTTTATTCAACGGATTACGGATGCTAGTCCTAATATTTTATATATTTATGATTTAATGGAAAAGCACACTATTTATGTCAATCATGAAATTACTAAAGTCTTAGGATATACGCGAGAAGCCATTTTAGAAATGGGTTCAACTGTACTCCCGGATCTGGTTCATTCCGAGGATTATGCTCAACTAGAAATTTATCATCAAAAATTGGCAACGGCGACTGAAGATGAGATTTTTGAGTTTGAATACCGGATGAAAGATATTCAGGGAAATTGGCATTGGTTAGTCAGCCGAGATACCATTTTTGCTCGAACATCCGATGGAAAACCAAAACACATCCTAGGCGCCGCAACGGATATTACAGAACGAAAACGGGTAGAAGAAAAATTACGACTCAGTGAACGAGCGATCGCCTATAGTAGTAATGGCATTGTGATTGCGGATGCTCGACAACAGGATTATCCGATTGTTTTTGTTAACCCAGCTTTTGAAAAAGTGACGGGATATTCGGCTCAAGAAGCGATTGGTAAAAATAGCCGTTTTCTCCAAGGTAAGGATCGTCGCCAATCGGAGTTAAAGCAAATTAAAAAAGCGTTAGAACAGAAAAAAAATTGTAATGTTGTCTTGAAAAATTACCGTAAAGATGGCTCGTTATTTTGGAATGAATTGAATATTTCTCCCATTTATGATGAGGCGGGAAATCTTACCCATTATTTAGAAATTCAGAATGATATTACTGAAAGTAAATTAGCTGAAGAACGTTTAGGTCAACAAGTCATCCGAGAACGATTAATTGCCACCATTACCCAACGGATTCGAGAATCTTTAGATCTGAAATCTATTTTATCAACGATGGTGACGGAAGTTAAACAGTTTCTGAAAGCAGATCGAGTTTTAGTATATCGAATTTATCCCGACAGTACAGGAACTGTGATTGCGGAAGATGTTAATCCAGAGTGGAGTTCCATTTTAGAACAAACTTTTTCTGAAGAAATCTTTCCCTCAGAATGTTATCCAAGTTATATTAACGGGAAAATTGCCTCCATTGCTAATATTAAAGAAAATAAGATTTTACCGTGTTTAGTTAAATTTTTAGAGCAATTTCAAGTTCAAGCTAAACTCGCCGTTCCCATTATTGAAAATGAAACTCTATGGGGTTTATTAATTACCCATCAATGCAGCCAACCTCGACAATGGGAAGAATGGGAAATTTCCCTTCTGCAACAAATTACCAGTCAACTTGCTATTGCCATTCAACAATCGGAATTATATGAACAATTACAAACAGAATTAAAAGAACGTTCTCTGGCGCAACAAGCTTTATTGGTCAGTCAAGAACGATTACAATATTTATTATCTTCTAGCCCTGGAATTATTTATAGTTCCAAAGCGAAGGGAGACTATGAAGCTACTTTTATTAGTGATAATATTAAAACCCTTTTAGGATACAATGTCTCGGAATTTACTCAACCTGGCTTTTGGTTAAACCATATTCATCCAGAAGATATTAACAAACTGATCAATCAAGACTTATCAGTCTTATTTGAGCAAGGATATGCAAGTTATGAATATCGGTTTAAACATCAGGATGGCACTTACCATTGGATGTATGATCAAGCTAAATTAATTCGAGATGGGGAAGGAAATGCTTTAGAAATTGTTGGCTATTGGATAGATATTAGCGATCGCAAACAAGCCGAAGAACGCCTCAAAGCTACCAATGAACAATTACAAGCGGTATTAGATGCAGTTCCAGGGTTTGTGTCTTGGATTAGTTCTGATTTACATTATTTAGGCGTTAACCGACATTTAGCCAATACCTATCAGTTACAACCGGAAGACTTTGTAGGTCAAGAAATTGGATTTATTCAGGGAAGTCATGAATTTGCCCAGTTTATGGAACAATTCATGTGTGAACCTTATCTTAAAACCAGTGAGGTTACTTTAGAAACTCGAATTCAAGATGCGACTCGCTATTATTTATTAGTAGCCCAAAAATATGATCAAGATCAAGCTGCAATTTTTATCGGAATTGATATTACAGAACGCAAAAGAATTGAAGAACAATTATGGGCAACAACCTCCCGATTAAGTACCTTAATTGAAAATTTACAGTTAGGGGTTTTAGTTAAGGATGAATGTTACAAAATTGTCTTAACAAATCAAGCCTTTTGTAATTTATTTAAGATTCACGAATCCCCCGAAAAACTCATCGGAATGGATGGCTCTACCTTCGCCTTTGAATATCAAAATATTTTTAGCGACCCAGCACAATTTATTATCCGAAATCAAGAGGTGATGCGAAGAAAAAGAGTGGTTGTTAATGAAGAACTTTCTTTAGTTGATGGGCGCACCCTTGAACGAGATTATGTTCCGATTATGATTCAAGGAGCGTCTCAAGGTCATTTATGGATGTATCGAGATATTACAGAACGGAAAAAAGCTGAAGATACTCTGGTGACATCGTTACGCGAAAAAGAAGTTTTACTTAAAGAAATTCACCACCGGGTTAAAAATAACTTGCTGGTAGTTTCTAATCTTTTAGAATTTCAATCAGATTATGTTCAGCAGCCGGAATTGATTAAGGTTTTAGAAGATAGTCGAAATCGAATTTATTCAATGGCTTTAATTCATGAAAAACTCTATCGTTCAACGAATTTAGAAAAAATTAGTTTTGGAGATTATTTAGAAGATTTAATAGATAATTTATTTGAATCCTATAATATTCAAGATAGTCGAGTTCAGTTTGAACTGGATATTGAACCTGTTGGTTTAAATATTGAAACCGCACAACCCTGTGGTTTAATTGTAAATGAACTGGTATCTAATACCTTAAAACACGCTTTTCCCAATGGTCGAGCAGGAATTGTTTATCTGGGACTCCATCAAAATGAAGAGGATAAAATTAGTGTCACCGTTCGAGATAATGGCATTGGTTTTCCTGAAGGAGTAGACTTTAGAAATGTCGAATCCTTGGGAATGGAATTGGTTTGTACCCTCACTGACCAACTGGAAGGAACGATTACCCTTGATCGGGAAAATGGAACCCAATTTACTGTGAGTTTTTCTGAACTCCAATATCGACATCGGTTATAG